Proteins encoded together in one bacterium window:
- a CDS encoding rhodanese-like domain-containing protein, translated as MKKMRLVCLLFALPWLMVYNGCSDDKDKASVNESEVLLKYLESDGGNYINSAYCPAIVSAADVRTTQLAAPTTQYIIDVRDTATFRNLGHIEGAHNVLIPDLLTHMKNMNPAPSTYSRIVIACYSGQSAAYAAGLMRLLKYDNVYSLKWGMCSWDSVFAAGKWLANTSNSRATAFVTTATAKGAVNDLPVLTTGMSDPEDILEARVQTLLTEGWTPASITNATVYTNLTGYYIVNYWSVAHYNMGHIDGAMQYEPKVDLKDSTFLRTLPLDKPVVVYCYSGQTSGFITAYLRALGYDGKSLLWGVNGMNYDAMPGTKWVSAEIKQYPYVTGN; from the coding sequence ATGAAAAAAATGAGACTCGTTTGCCTGCTCTTCGCCCTGCCGTGGCTTATGGTTTATAATGGCTGCAGCGATGATAAAGACAAAGCATCGGTTAATGAATCAGAAGTTCTGTTGAAATATCTCGAATCGGACGGCGGGAATTATATCAACAGCGCGTATTGTCCGGCGATCGTTTCCGCTGCGGACGTTCGGACGACCCAACTGGCCGCACCAACAACACAGTATATCATCGACGTTCGCGATACGGCAACCTTCAGAAATCTTGGACACATCGAAGGCGCACATAACGTACTCATACCGGATTTGCTTACTCACATGAAGAATATGAATCCGGCTCCGTCCACATATTCCAGAATCGTCATTGCGTGCTATTCGGGACAGTCGGCAGCTTACGCGGCAGGACTCATGCGTCTGTTGAAATATGACAATGTATATTCGCTCAAATGGGGCATGTGTTCCTGGGATTCCGTATTTGCCGCCGGCAAGTGGCTGGCCAATACAAGTAATTCACGCGCCACAGCATTTGTGACCACCGCAACGGCCAAAGGCGCCGTTAATGATCTACCGGTTCTTACAACCGGTATGTCGGATCCTGAGGATATCCTTGAGGCCCGTGTTCAAACCCTATTGACCGAAGGGTGGACGCCGGCATCAATTACAAATGCAACTGTATATACAAATCTTACAGGTTATTACATCGTAAACTATTGGTCTGTCGCACATTACAATATGGGACACATTGACGGAGCTATGCAATATGAACCGAAAGTTGACCTGAAGGATAGCACCTTTTTACGCACACTGCCTTTGGATAAACCGGTTGTCGTATATTGCTACAGCGGACAAACGAGCGGATTTATTACCGCTTACCTGAGGGCTTTAGGTTATGACGGGAAATCTCTTCTTTGGGGTGTCAACGGGATGAATTACGACGCGATGCCGGGAACTAAATGGGTTTCTGCCGAGATCAAACAATATCCTTATGTGACGGGTAATTGA
- a CDS encoding MarR family transcriptional regulator, whose product MRNHLGSIMKKQELHDDAVQLAELTFNLLEGCHEKEARLAAKHGLSPAEFRCLRLFGLTEKSSNKKIAERMNLSPSRLSRVLDGLVKKGYMTRKIDAEDRRNMQVYLSKKGVQVVENLNIDYTRIHQEILENIEQAQHKNLIRGMSQLLTALNKWMDETN is encoded by the coding sequence ATGCGCAACCATTTAGGTTCCATTATGAAAAAACAAGAACTTCATGACGACGCGGTACAGCTAGCCGAACTGACATTCAATTTGCTCGAAGGGTGCCATGAAAAGGAAGCGCGTCTCGCAGCAAAACACGGGCTTTCTCCGGCAGAGTTCCGCTGTTTGCGCTTATTCGGTCTTACCGAAAAGTCCAGCAACAAAAAAATTGCCGAGCGCATGAATCTCAGCCCAAGCCGTTTGTCCCGCGTTTTGGACGGTCTGGTTAAAAAAGGATATATGACCAGGAAAATCGACGCAGAGGATCGGCGAAACATGCAGGTCTACTTATCCAAAAAAGGCGTTCAGGTCGTAGAAAACCTGAATATCGACTACACGCGCATCCATCAGGAAATTTTAGAAAATATAGAACAGGCTCAACATAAAAATTTGATTCGCGGAATGTCCCAACTATTGACCGCACTGAATAAATGGATGGACGAGACGAACTAA
- a CDS encoding DNA alkylation repair protein, translating into MHPMIAYLRRELRKAADPKKARPMRAYMKNVQPFYGIPMPARRNIFHSAQKKFTIATYDEYETVIKELWRGKFREELYLAVDIAMYYKTFRSDRAMRLYEWMLKSADNWDTVDTVASHLVGDLVLQNRKHESILKKWTRSKNKWLRRTALLAHLRHKKKTNRHLLEETILSMMDEREFFIQKAIGWILRQYAYTNSKRVTQFVKKHSGRLSRLAKREALKHQNKRIRS; encoded by the coding sequence ATGCATCCGATGATCGCATACCTGCGGCGCGAATTGCGAAAGGCCGCAGACCCCAAAAAAGCACGGCCGATGCGGGCCTACATGAAAAATGTCCAGCCCTTTTACGGCATTCCAATGCCGGCACGCAGAAATATCTTTCATTCCGCGCAAAAAAAATTTACCATCGCAACGTATGATGAATATGAAACAGTTATCAAAGAACTGTGGCGGGGAAAATTCAGAGAGGAACTTTATCTCGCGGTGGATATAGCCATGTATTACAAAACTTTTCGTAGCGATCGGGCCATGCGGCTGTATGAATGGATGCTCAAATCTGCCGACAATTGGGATACGGTAGATACGGTTGCGTCGCATTTGGTTGGGGATCTTGTATTACAGAATCGAAAACATGAATCCATTCTTAAAAAATGGACTCGTTCGAAAAATAAATGGCTCCGCCGCACGGCCTTGTTGGCGCATCTGCGGCACAAGAAAAAGACGAACAGGCATCTGCTCGAAGAAACTATTCTTTCCATGATGGATGAGCGGGAGTTTTTTATTCAAAAAGCTATCGGATGGATTCTGAGGCAATATGCCTATACAAATTCGAAGCGGGTCACCCAATTTGTAAAAAAACATTCCGGCCGTCTATCCCGCTTGGCAAAACGTGAAGCCTTAAAACATCAAAACAAACGGATCAGATCATAA
- the ytxJ gene encoding bacillithiol system redox-active protein YtxJ yields the protein MITDISNEAHFQALIDSQNVILFKHSTSCSLSADAYREVRSFMESHPEVSVYMVKVIEHRNFSNRIAEHFHIPHASPQIIVIKNGLAVYNYSHRSITQREIENSMT from the coding sequence ATGATAACGGACATTTCCAACGAAGCGCATTTTCAGGCTTTGATTGATTCCCAAAATGTTATTCTTTTTAAACACAGTACGTCTTGTTCCCTATCTGCGGACGCGTACCGTGAGGTACGGTCTTTTATGGAATCCCATCCGGAGGTTTCGGTGTACATGGTAAAAGTGATCGAGCATCGGAACTTTTCCAATCGCATAGCGGAGCACTTTCACATTCCGCACGCGTCGCCGCAGATCATCGTGATAAAAAATGGTTTGGCCGTGTATAATTATTCTCATCGGAGCATTACTCAGCGCGAAATAGAAAATTCAATGACGTAA
- the folE gene encoding GTP cyclohydrolase I FolE — protein sequence MDDYVPESIEIEILKNNYRQLIAATGEDTDRDGLLKTPERAAKAWKSLTSGYDIDPAQILRSAVFDEDYNDMVMVHDIEFYSLCEHHLLPFFGKAHIAYIPNGMIVGLSKLPRMVDAFARRLQVQERLTKQIADLMEETLKPAGVAVLIEASHMCMMMRGVEKQHSATTTSALRGLFVNDHSMRETFLTRAVRR from the coding sequence ATGGACGACTACGTGCCGGAATCAATTGAAATTGAAATCCTCAAAAATAACTACCGGCAGTTGATCGCCGCAACCGGTGAAGATACGGATCGCGACGGACTCCTAAAAACTCCAGAACGGGCGGCCAAAGCATGGAAAAGCTTGACTTCCGGTTACGACATCGATCCCGCGCAGATTCTCCGGTCGGCAGTATTTGACGAAGATTACAACGATATGGTCATGGTGCACGATATTGAATTTTATTCATTATGCGAACATCATCTGCTTCCCTTCTTTGGCAAAGCGCATATTGCGTACATTCCGAACGGAATGATCGTAGGTTTGAGTAAACTGCCGCGCATGGTCGACGCGTTCGCGCGGCGCCTGCAGGTGCAGGAGCGCCTGACTAAACAGATCGCGGATCTGATGGAAGAAACATTGAAGCCCGCCGGAGTTGCCGTTCTGATAGAAGCTTCACATATGTGCATGATGATGCGCGGCGTGGAAAAACAACATTCCGCTACGACCACCTCCGCCTTGCGAGGACTATTTGTAAATGATCATAGTATGCGGGAAACTTTTTTGACACGCGCTGTTCGGCGGTAG
- a CDS encoding DNA alkylation repair protein gives MAEALKHLYSKEYIRLLLEEVSKQYSAFPTKQFHKLVFDKEWTTRELKQRMRHISECLKRTLPEDYSSALAILMKTYPRMTGLKYIGFANMCFADFVELYGIDHYALSIPALEFFTIGCSSEFAVRPYIIKYPDLMMKQMLIWAHHPHEHVRRLASEGCRPRLPWAMGLPEFKKNPSPILPILEALKNDPSEFVRRSVANNLNDIAKDHPELVLRMAKQWKGQSKETDWVIKHGCRTLLKRGHTQVLEHFGFKKATGVQVLRFKLSQSAVKIGDKLSFSFSIRTPIAQKLRIEYSIDFVTSRGNNSKKIFKIAENTLEKNKMQPFTKSHSFRDLTVRKHFAGRHTLAIIVNGNVLAKKHFDVSRPHS, from the coding sequence ATGGCTGAAGCGCTAAAACATTTATACAGTAAAGAATACATCCGGCTTTTATTGGAAGAAGTTTCCAAACAATATTCGGCTTTCCCTACAAAGCAGTTCCATAAATTGGTTTTCGACAAAGAATGGACGACACGCGAACTCAAACAGCGCATGCGGCACATAAGCGAATGCCTAAAAAGAACTCTTCCGGAAGATTATTCCTCGGCCTTAGCCATTCTGATGAAAACGTATCCCCGGATGACGGGGCTCAAGTATATCGGTTTTGCAAATATGTGTTTTGCAGATTTTGTTGAACTGTACGGAATAGATCATTACGCCTTGTCCATTCCTGCCCTGGAATTTTTCACGATCGGCTGCAGTTCGGAATTTGCCGTTCGTCCCTATATCATTAAGTACCCCGATTTGATGATGAAACAAATGCTGATCTGGGCGCATCATCCGCATGAACATGTGCGCCGCCTCGCGAGTGAAGGGTGCCGTCCCCGCCTGCCGTGGGCTATGGGCCTGCCTGAATTCAAAAAAAACCCATCCCCGATTCTTCCGATATTGGAAGCGCTAAAAAACGATCCGTCGGAATTTGTTCGCCGCAGCGTAGCGAATAATCTTAACGATATTGCCAAAGATCATCCCGAACTCGTGCTTAGAATGGCTAAACAATGGAAAGGACAAAGCAAAGAGACCGATTGGGTGATCAAACACGGCTGCAGAACGCTGCTCAAGCGCGGGCACACTCAGGTTCTTGAACATTTCGGATTTAAAAAAGCCACAGGCGTTCAGGTTCTACGTTTTAAGTTATCCCAATCTGCGGTGAAGATCGGCGATAAATTGAGCTTTTCTTTTTCCATACGCACTCCCATTGCCCAAAAACTGCGCATTGAATACTCCATTGATTTCGTCACGTCGCGCGGAAATAATTCAAAAAAGATATTTAAGATCGCGGAAAACACTCTCGAAAAAAATAAAATGCAGCCTTTCACTAAATCTCACTCATTCCGCGATCTGACCGTTCGCAAACATTTTGCAGGCAGGCATACGTTGGCGATTATCGTTAACGGAAACGTGCTTGCAAAAAAACATTTTGATGTGAGTCGTCCGCACAGCTAA
- a CDS encoding DinB family protein encodes MNLQKIVTRFESVANEWLLSLDSYSEEQFTKKPDADSWSIGQVYNHLIAGTNRFHLQHIGLCLDGKGKEMKGGKKFPGKFVFLSGSFPAAKIKVPPSETYTPKQPAGIAEMRSGLTQLIETMRETAAKIGAASESMKTEHPAFGYLNAHEWFVMIEMHFRHHLRQKGRLDKFLILDKK; translated from the coding sequence ATGAACCTACAAAAAATAGTAACACGATTTGAATCCGTTGCTAACGAATGGCTACTATCGCTGGATTCGTATTCGGAAGAACAATTTACAAAAAAACCTGACGCTGATTCATGGTCCATCGGACAAGTGTATAATCACCTGATCGCCGGAACAAACAGATTTCATCTGCAACATATAGGATTATGCCTGGATGGAAAAGGAAAAGAGATGAAAGGCGGAAAGAAATTTCCAGGAAAATTCGTTTTTTTATCCGGAAGTTTTCCGGCCGCAAAAATAAAAGTTCCTCCCTCAGAAACCTACACGCCAAAGCAACCTGCAGGAATTGCAGAAATGCGATCAGGATTAACTCAGCTTATTGAAACGATGCGCGAAACGGCCGCCAAGATCGGAGCCGCTTCTGAATCTATGAAAACGGAGCATCCTGCATTCGGTTACTTGAATGCGCATGAATGGTTCGTCATGATCGAGATGCACTTCCGCCACCATCTTAGGCAAAAAGGGCGACTGGATAAATTCCTTATACTTGATAAGAAATAA
- a CDS encoding competence protein TfoX, producing the protein MKKHQKTDTIGIGPKSSKKLNAIGIITRSDLERVGSVNAYMLLKRTFPNVTLNFLYAMEALLMDVHWTKLPKDVKARLKEEVSFF; encoded by the coding sequence ATGAAAAAACATCAAAAGACCGATACGATCGGGATCGGCCCAAAGAGTTCCAAAAAACTCAATGCGATTGGTATAATTACGCGATCCGATCTTGAGCGCGTGGGTTCGGTGAATGCGTATATGCTGCTCAAGCGAACTTTTCCAAACGTGACATTAAATTTTCTGTATGCCATGGAAGCCCTTCTAATGGATGTGCACTGGACGAAATTACCCAAAGACGTCAAAGCGCGCCTGAAAGAGGAAGTTAGTTTCTTTTGA